From Pseudorasbora parva isolate DD20220531a chromosome 25, ASM2467924v1, whole genome shotgun sequence, one genomic window encodes:
- the rps27l gene encoding 40S ribosomal protein S27-like translates to MPLAKDLLNPSFDFERRQHKKKRLVQSPNSYFMDVKCPGCYKITTVFSHAQTVVLCVGCSTVLCQPTGGKARLTEGCSFRRKQH, encoded by the exons ATGCCT CTGGCTAAAGATCTACTCAACCCGTCCTTCGATTTTGAAAGAAGGCAGCATAAGAAGAAAAGGCTTGTGCAGAGTCCCAACTCATACTTCATGGATGTAAAATGTCCAG GTTGTTATAAGATCACAACTGTGTTTAGCCATGCGCAGAcggttgtgttgtgtgttgggTGTTCGACAGTGCTTTGCCAGCCAACAGGAGGAAAAGCAAGGCTGACTGAGG GTTGCTCTTTCAGAAGAAAGCAGCACTGA